TATACTTGACATTACTGACATTATTTACATATACACATGTGCAATTCTTGAATTTAATGCTAGTAAAGATGAGCTGCGCTTCCTCCTTTGCCCTTTTCCTCAGGCTTCTGCCTCTTTTTGGGCTTTTCCTCCGAGTCCCTGCACAGGCCTTCATCACTGGTCGCTTGCAGGCTGTCAAAAGTGCCCTGTCTCTCCGTCCCCTGCAGATTCTCTCCTCGCAGACTGCGCTTCTTCCACAGATTCACACAGTGCTCCACGCAGCTGAATTTGGCCTCCGTAGTGCAGGCGTACATGCCGGCTGGCACGGAAAGCACCATGGCACACACAATGACTATAATGTGGATGAGcctctccctctgctccagCTCGCTGATGTCACTTCCCGTCACAAACACGATGCACTGGCCTTCCCTCGGTGGCTGATTCTTCAAGGTCACACACACCTCATACTTTGTAACAGGAAGCAAGTCAGTGACTGAGTAGCTGTTGATGCCAGGGCCGATGTATATCATCTCCTTTTTGGGGGAATCATATTTGCCGAAGTGTATGGTAAACCAGGTTTCTCCCGGGTTATCTGTAGCTGCGTACCACTCGAGGGTGATACCGTAAACTGTCTGCTTGGCAATACGGATATCAATGTAGGCATTCTCATCGGATGACAACATAGGGATaggtggagggagaggagcGGAGATATTGGAGGAGCTGATGTTCACCGTGATGCTGACAGAGGAGTTGCCGATGAAGTTGTTGGCCATGCAAGTGTAGAGTCCTCGGTCTGCCAGGGCAAGAGAGGGGATCACCAGCTTGGAGGTGATGGTCTCCTCGTCTATGCGAGTCTCAGTTGCTGCATGGAGAAAACAGAGCGTTCCGCATTTAAATGACACTTGTTTACCTCTGCCTAAACAGCCTTTTGTTAGTACATAAAGCAGATGCAGCCTGAACAACATATACCTCACTAAGTGCTCCCACAGGAGGTTCACAACAGTTTAATGGAtgatagtaataaaaaaaaatcttaccaGCAAATCCTCTTATAATCTTCAGACTGTACATCCACTGGATGGTCGGGCCTGGCCTGGCCTTGACTAAGCATGTGAGTGTTGCATTTGCTCCGAGAGGTAAAGTGATGTTAGTCGCTGGGGCAGAGGCCACTGGCTTCATGCATGTTTTTAACTGGATCTCATGGAAAAACTTGTTGGCTTTGGAGGCGGGGCCTGAGCACATCAAATAAGAGTTCATCAGAATGATGGGAGGGCTGACTGCCCTGATGAATTCAACAAAGCCTTTGAGGCGGCAATCACACAACCAAGGGTTGTCGTGAAGCGCCAAAACCACATTGGAAACCACCCCTTCTTTCCCCCACGCTTTCTCCGCTGTTTGGTAAAGAGGCCAATTAATGAAGACATCTTTTGATATGACACTAAGCTGATTGAAGGATAAATCTAAGTAGGTCAGTGTAGGTAAGTGTCTCAGAGCATGTTCTGGCAGGACATCCAACCGATTGTGCTTCAGGTCCAGAATCTTGAGTTTCGGTGTGTCTTGAAATGCAGTCCACGGTACTGAAGTCAGCTTGTTCCCTTGTAGCCTCAGCTCTGTCAGGTTTGCCAGCCCCTCCAAGCTTTTGATGTTCATCAGGGTGATCTCATTGAAATTCAGCCAGAGAAACTCCAAGGCACTAACTTTGGAGAAAGATCCTCGAGGTAACTCAGTCAGGTGGCAGTTTTCAATACGGATTTTTGTGAAATCGTGTGGGATATCCTCTGGGATTTGTCCCATGGAGGTTTCCATACATAGTAAAGACCTAGAATGGTAAGACGAGATATGTTTAGACAAGAGAAGCAAATGACAAGTGCACATTTTGTCTTTATACCTTCTCAATGTACGTGCAGAGTtgtacaaatgtaaaatgtatgcATAGTGTTTGTAGATTTTAGAACAATTTGATCAGTAAGTTACATTTAAGAcatcctttattttttaaaaggggGTTATGGCTATACGTAACCTACATTTAGGAGTCTATATAAGCGCAGTGGTCACTCACCTTCCCAAGTTATCATCTGTGCAGGAGCAACCGATCAGACAAGTTGATGATCCAGGAGTGATGAgataaaatacaagaacaatACGTGATATGACATACACGGCGTCCATATTCCTGGAGGAGCATGTGAAATAGGCCTGTGAGGGGCAGGACATGCCATGGGCTGCATGGAAGAAAGCCTATTACCTTAATGCCTTGACGTAACACTTAAGACACCAAATGACATGTGAGACAAACAGGAAAGGTGTATTATTAGCAATGGTCCACTTTGTCTTGAGAATATTGTTGGATCTGCTCTCTCTCCCCAAATCAAGATTCAATGAgttatgtttgattttgttctaTTTTCAGGTATGACCCTCAAACCGCTTTGGATCAgtctaatttaatttatttgtccCCTACCAAAGCACAGGCATTGGCATGACAGGAGGCCCATCTGTATTAAGTGGGCTGGAGCCCGTCAGGCTTAGCGGCACACAGAGGGAGGGTTGCATAGAGACGGAGAGACAGATGTCTGGAGAGGACTGTAATCTGACCTCAATAATCTGAACACTGGTCGTCTCTCAGGTTGTTATAGGCCGAATAAGCACGTAAAGCAAGTGTGAAAACAGATGACATCAACAGCATTGTAGTTGCAATCTTGAACagacatttttccttttatatgtAAGCTTTTTTAGAGGTGTACATCTTAGtttgacagagaaagagatttaTTTAATGCAATGTAATAAAGGCAATGTCCCAGATATTGAATTGTTGATTCCTTAATTATAGTCGCTTGCGTAGCAATACATATAAACTGGAGATATTTGCCAAATCTAtatgtttttaagtattttttgttattttagtttagtCTACCTGTAGATACCAAACGCATACTGTAGCTTTccttaaaagacaaaacaactgTGTCTGTATGAGAATTATTATTTATAGAAATCTGTTCACACACCTGTTTGTCTTCTAGGTTCTCAGAACTGTCATTGAATCTTAAATCTTTATCAGATCACGCTGGTGTTATTGGTGCTTCAATTTGTGTTAAAAATgatattgtgaaaaaaaaaaaaaaactgacatcatGTGATTTCTCTCTTCTGATCCAGCTCAGCCATCCACTACTTGAATCAGGTTTAAAATCATTAATAATTAGTTGTTAATTCTACATATACAGGCTGAGTTCAGCTGTATGTTTCACTATCGCAGATGTCATTTTTCAGCAAATTAGCAGTCAAAATCTTTTGCTTACATTTGTGAAAAGCTACTTTTTAATGAACGTAACTAATTCCTGCTAAATCAATATTCTGAGCAGTAAGAAACAAACTTGTAAGCTGtatcaatataaaaaatatttatttttatacatacatacatacacagatatTTCAGGtcacaaatatttacacattataaaatatactgtatcttagGTTTTTGACCCAACAGTAAACCTGGCACGTTAACATCATACTGACATACAAAATAGACTAATAATTGCTGGTTTACCATTTCTATAAATACATTATGTTTTAGGTAAATATCTTAATACAATGCAGAGGTTACAtcttggaaaaaagaaaaataaatcgATTGGGTTTTAGAGTTTAGGgcaacatttcaaaacattttcctctgcaAAACATCACCTTTCAAAGTGCATAATGAatttcaaaaaatacatttttacaacatttacaacacatgtaaatattgaaactgtgtcattgtgtgtattttcccttttttgctGTTCACCAAATCTATGGTGGTTATTATTCCCACAAGGCTGTAAAATAATGTCATACTTCCAATGCTGACAGAGCTATCAGTGTCCCCTGAAGACCCTTTTAAGAGGTTTGAGTCTTTTTCACTACACCAGTCTCTGAGCACTGAAACTAATAAGTTCACATCGTCAGGCCGTTAAAAAACAAAGTGCATCCTCTGGAGGTTGAGGCATATGTTTGGTTTTAGCAGAAGTACTCATTAGGTGGCCCCTCAGTCCTGGCTGTGGCCTCTGAGTCAACGCTGGACCTCGCTGAGAGCAGCCTGTTGGATTCGTCAGGATTTAGCCTGGTCA
This sequence is a window from Thunnus albacares chromosome 20, fThuAlb1.1, whole genome shotgun sequence. Protein-coding genes within it:
- the LOC122970704 gene encoding leucine-rich repeat, immunoglobulin-like domain and transmembrane domain-containing protein 2 → MDAVYVISRIVLVFYLITPGSSTCLIGCSCTDDNLGRSLLCMETSMGQIPEDIPHDFTKIRIENCHLTELPRGSFSKVSALEFLWLNFNEITLMNIKSLEGLANLTELRLQGNKLTSVPWTAFQDTPKLKILDLKHNRLDVLPEHALRHLPTLTYLDLSFNQLSVISKDVFINWPLYQTAEKAWGKEGVVSNVVLALHDNPWLCDCRLKGFVEFIRAVSPPIILMNSYLMCSGPASKANKFFHEIQLKTCMKPVASAPATNITLPLGANATLTCLVKARPGPTIQWMYSLKIIRGFAATETRIDEETITSKLVIPSLALADRGLYTCMANNFIGNSSVSITVNISSSNISAPLPPPIPMLSSDENAYIDIRIAKQTVYGITLEWYAATDNPGETWFTIHFGKYDSPKKEMIYIGPGINSYSVTDLLPVTKYEVCVTLKNQPPREGQCIVFVTGSDISELEQRERLIHIIVIVCAMVLSVPAGMYACTTEAKFSCVEHCVNLWKKRSLRGENLQGTERQGTFDSLQATSDEGLCRDSEEKPKKRQKPEEKGKGGSAAHLY